In Zingiber officinale cultivar Zhangliang chromosome 3B, Zo_v1.1, whole genome shotgun sequence, a single window of DNA contains:
- the LOC122054891 gene encoding uncharacterized protein LOC122054891 has protein sequence MMPIRKRKTSMGRQKIEIKRIESEEARQVCFSKRRAGLFKRANELSSAGLTLPSSSSPPPANPSPLATPRSTLFLTASYPRRPTLLLLLLVLLLSRSMTPVSQIRRLMLAGDVGSVGRGAYLGGGFIAAAAPPPQGGNNIEMQAIPAPGQAPAGFGYGYGLII, from the coding sequence ATGATGCCAATAAGGAAGAGGAAGACGAGCATGGGCCGACAAAAGATCGAGATTAAGCGGATCGAGAGCGAGGAGGCACGTCAAGTGTGCTTCTCCAAGCGCCGCGCCGGACTCTTCAAGAGGGCCAACGAGCTCTCCTCTGCGGGGCTCACCTTGCCGTCATCGTCTTCTCCCCCGCCGGCAAACCCTTCTCCTTTGGCCACCCCTAGGTCGACTCTGTTCTTGACCGCTTCCTACCCTCGTCGGCCCACcctactcctcctcctcctcgtcctcctcctctctcgTTCCATGACCCCCGTGTCGCAGATCAGGAGACTAATGTTGGCCGGCGATGTTGGCAGTGTCGGCCGTGGAGCATATCTTGGTGGAGGATTCATTGCTGCGGCGGCGCCGCCGCCGCAGGGTGGCAATAATATTGAAATGCAGGCGATTCCTGCGCCGGGTCAGGCTCCGGCTGGATTTGGTTATGGCTACGGATTAATTATTTAA